CGCAGCACCTGAAGACATCCTTATCGAAATTGCTCCCAAAGTTTTATCCACTTGCAGGCATAATGGAAGAAAGAACCACCATCGAGTGCAACGATAATGGAGCTGAATACGTTGAAGCTCAAGTCAACTGCAATTTATCTGACATTCTTGATCAACCTGATGCTTCAATGCTGAGAAGTTTTCTTCCTGTTGAGATTGAATCCGAGGAGGCTGACACCGGCTGCTTGCTATTTATTCAAGCCAACTTCTTCAAATGCGGCGGAATGGTAATCGGCGTTTGCATTTCACATAAAATTGCAGACACAGAAACGCTTTCTATGGTCTTAAATAGTTGGTCTCAAGTAGCCATTTCGGGGTCTAGCGATGGAGTTAAATTTCCTGAATTCAACGCAGCATCGATTTTTCCTCCATCAGATTCCAAGCCCCATATAACAATTCCCCATCATGATGGCGTAATTACCAAGAGGGTTGTTTTTGAATCGTCAAAGATTGTTTCACTCAAGGCCAAGGCAACCGGAGCCACCGTGCAGCAGCCGACGCGTGTGGAAGCTGTCACGGCGTTAATCTGGAAATGtatgataaatatttcaaaatcatcaaaaggGTTTCCAAGACTGTCATTAATAAGCCACGTTGCCAACTTACGTAAAAGAATCGAGCCACCACTGCCGGAAAACTGTATCGGGAACATTGTGGGGACGCTCTTCGCTGCAATTTCGACTGAAAAGGAGACCGACTTGCAGGGATTGGTTTGtgaattaagaaaagaaataactGAATTTAAGAAAACTGGTTTGCAGAAGATTAAAGATGAGAAAAGGACGTGGCTAAAAATGTGTGAGATAGAAAATTTTCTTGGAAGAGATGATGTAGATTATTATATGTTTACCAGTTGGTGTAGATTTCCTCTTTATGAGGTTGATTTTGGGTGGGGAAAGCCGACGTGGGTTACCCTTCCTAGCCTAATTTTCAAGGATACGGTTTTCATGGTGGACGCGAGAGATGGTGAAGGAGTAGAAGCTCTGGTAAGTCTGAGCAGAGAAGACATGGCCTTGTTTGAAGCTGATCAAGAGTTGCTTGAATTTGCCACTGTCAATCCAAAGGTAGCAATATGAGCTAATAACCTAACACACAATATGACCTTATCATTGTATTcaagtgtttatatatatatatatatatatatatatatatatatatatatattgtatgaattattttgaatagCTACTAGACTGGTTTAAAAATATGAACAgtatatttagttttgagtGTTCGATtagtattatatattttcaattttaaatatttaattaaatatttaaataatatattatcatttgattgaataattttaaattaataaaattaatattcaatcacatgataatatataatataaatatcaaagtaaatatttaaaatttggtacacataattttattataaaaatatattattcattcaattaAGATAGACTTACCAGTATAAAGGATAATCTTGTATTA
This sequence is a window from Mangifera indica cultivar Alphonso chromosome 5, CATAS_Mindica_2.1, whole genome shotgun sequence. Protein-coding genes within it:
- the LOC123215392 gene encoding BAHD acyltransferase At5g47980-like — encoded protein: MEIEIVARETIKPSSPTPQHPTNFNFSLIDQNAPVMYTPLLLFYPQNNHPSPPTQRSQHLKTSLSKLLPKFYPLAGIMEERTTIECNDNGAEYVEAQVNCNLSDILDQPDASMLRSFLPVEIESEEADTGCLLFIQANFFKCGGMVIGVCISHKIADTETLSMVLNSWSQVAISGSSDGVKFPEFNAASIFPPSDSKPHITIPHHDGVITKRVVFESSKIVSLKAKATGATVQQPTRVEAVTALIWKCMINISKSSKGFPRLSLISHVANLRKRIEPPLPENCIGNIVGTLFAAISTEKETDLQGLVCELRKEITEFKKTGLQKIKDEKRTWLKMCEIENFLGRDDVDYYMFTSWCRFPLYEVDFGWGKPTWVTLPSLIFKDTVFMVDARDGEGVEALVSLSREDMALFEADQELLEFATVNPKVAI